A portion of the Celeribacter baekdonensis genome contains these proteins:
- a CDS encoding chloride channel protein: MSDDKISYPKRAIGEIREGLAETVALIRRRGPSQIQFWFIALCIGVASGFAALLFRKGINQLQGFFYGTHDLRHLHSFAGGLPWYWVLALPVFGGLVVGVILNWFTPDGRVRSVADVIEGAALNEGRVEKRAGLASAAASLITLSTGGSSGREGPVVHLAGVISSWVSNRLHADGITGRDLLGCAVAAAVSASFNAPIAGALFALEVVLRHFAVHAFAPIVIASAAGTVINRLEFGDVTEFTLAAEGALTFYVELPAFLLLGLLCGVVAVVMMRTIFMADDFGTWVQERLHLPPVLRPAAAGLLLGAIAIFFPHIIGVGYETTSYALTGQLLIWQAIVYAVIKVVAVAITMAGRMGGGVFSPALMVGALTGLAFGLIATAVFPNVSGTATLYALAGMGAVAAAVLGAPISTTLIVFELTGDWQTGLAVMVAVSLSTALASRLVDRSFFLTLLERRDVHLAAGPQAYLLATVRVHQCYRAPDAPRAASDEACKELIQQGIYVSPNMTLEKAMPLFEAHNLVFVPVVTLHEESGPELHGALFQVDALRVFSKKLAETAAEEHS; encoded by the coding sequence ATGTCTGACGATAAAATTTCATACCCAAAACGTGCCATCGGTGAAATCCGTGAGGGTCTTGCAGAGACAGTGGCCCTGATCCGCAGGCGCGGCCCCAGCCAAATCCAGTTTTGGTTCATCGCGCTGTGCATCGGTGTGGCGTCTGGCTTTGCCGCTTTGCTTTTCCGAAAAGGGATCAATCAGTTACAAGGATTTTTCTACGGCACGCATGATCTGCGCCACCTGCATAGTTTTGCCGGAGGTCTGCCGTGGTACTGGGTGTTGGCGCTGCCGGTCTTTGGCGGGTTGGTGGTTGGGGTGATCCTCAACTGGTTCACGCCGGACGGGCGGGTGCGTTCGGTGGCGGATGTGATCGAAGGTGCGGCATTGAATGAGGGACGTGTGGAAAAACGCGCAGGTCTGGCGTCGGCCGCCGCCTCTCTGATCACGCTGTCCACCGGAGGATCGTCGGGGCGAGAGGGCCCCGTGGTCCACTTGGCGGGGGTGATTTCAAGCTGGGTCTCAAACCGATTGCACGCCGATGGCATCACCGGGCGCGACCTTTTGGGCTGTGCTGTTGCTGCCGCCGTGTCGGCGTCTTTCAATGCGCCGATTGCCGGGGCCTTGTTCGCGCTCGAAGTGGTGTTGCGCCATTTTGCGGTCCATGCTTTTGCCCCGATCGTCATTGCATCGGCTGCGGGCACGGTGATCAACCGTTTGGAATTTGGCGATGTCACCGAATTCACCCTGGCCGCCGAGGGCGCGCTGACCTTTTACGTCGAACTCCCGGCGTTTTTGCTGTTGGGGCTGCTCTGCGGTGTGGTTGCCGTGGTGATGATGCGGACCATCTTTATGGCCGATGATTTTGGCACTTGGGTACAAGAGCGGCTGCATCTGCCCCCGGTTTTGCGACCCGCGGCGGCGGGGCTATTGCTCGGTGCCATCGCGATCTTTTTTCCGCATATCATCGGGGTCGGATATGAAACCACCTCCTATGCGCTCACCGGGCAATTGCTGATTTGGCAGGCCATCGTCTATGCCGTGATCAAAGTTGTGGCCGTTGCCATCACCATGGCCGGGCGCATGGGCGGGGGCGTGTTTTCGCCTGCTTTGATGGTCGGGGCTTTGACTGGGCTGGCCTTTGGTCTGATCGCCACGGCAGTGTTCCCGAATGTCTCCGGCACGGCCACGCTTTATGCTTTGGCGGGGATGGGCGCGGTGGCGGCGGCCGTGTTGGGCGCGCCGATTTCAACCACTTTGATCGTGTTCGAGCTGACCGGGGATTGGCAAACCGGACTGGCAGTGATGGTGGCGGTGTCGCTGTCGACGGCGCTGGCCTCGCGCTTGGTGGATCGGTCTTTTTTCCTCACGCTTTTGGAACGGCGCGACGTCCATTTGGCGGCGGGTCCGCAAGCCTATCTTTTGGCAACTGTACGGGTGCACCAATGCTACCGCGCCCCGGACGCGCCGCGTGCAGCTTCAGATGAGGCCTGTAAGGAGCTGATCCAACAGGGAATTTATGTGTCGCCAAATATGACTTTGGAAAAGGCGATGCCTTTGTTTGAGGCGCATAATTTGGTGTTTGTCCCGGTCGTGACGCTCCATGAGGAAAGTGGCCCGGAACTTCACGGTGCTTTGTTTCAGGTCGATGCGCTGCGGGTGTTTAGCAAAAAACTCGCGGAAACAGCGGCGGAAGAGCACAGTTGA
- a CDS encoding aminopeptidase P family protein, with amino-acid sequence MFQSFDVTSRPDQAAPRVTALRAAMVDAGLDAFIVPRGDAHQGEYVAPCDERLAWLTGFTGSAGFAVILRDRAVMFTDGRYTVQVRAQCDPAVFDFVAWPQTSLGAWLKEAGAEKIGFDPWLHTIREIDGLRHTLSDTSKEMVATVNLVDKIWSDRPERSVTPVSVQPFDLAGKTSEDKFREIGASVAKAGAEAVVLTLPDSLCWLLNIRGTDIAHNPVVQAFGILTTTGDTGGKLTLFDAEEKYAHLGPDPRITIEPRDGFAAALETLTGPVLVDPGSAPHAVKTMMSAAEIIAGDDPCILPKACKTEAEINGMREAHLRDGAAMVEFLCWLSEQMPEDLTEIEVVKRLEACRAATNQLKEISFDTICGAGPNGAIVHYRVTEDTNRALKRGELLLVDSGGQYQDGTTDITRTIALGDVAGEERVSFTAVLQGMIAISAARFPRDVSGGHLDALARAPLWRMGRDYDHGTGHGVGAFLSVHEGPQRISRSSTLALREGMILSNEPGYYREGAYGIRIENLIAVRAAAEISGADGRDMLDFETLTFVPIDRSLILVDELAPWERDWLNDYHAEVWDKIAPRVSETARDWLRHAVAPV; translated from the coding sequence ATGTTCCAAAGCTTTGACGTGACCTCTCGCCCCGACCAAGCCGCGCCGCGCGTCACCGCACTGCGCGCCGCAATGGTGGATGCCGGATTGGACGCCTTCATCGTGCCGCGGGGCGACGCTCATCAGGGCGAATATGTTGCCCCCTGCGACGAACGCTTGGCGTGGTTGACCGGGTTCACCGGGTCGGCGGGCTTTGCCGTGATCCTGCGTGACCGTGCGGTGATGTTCACCGATGGCCGCTACACGGTTCAGGTCCGCGCGCAATGTGACCCGGCGGTGTTTGACTTTGTCGCTTGGCCGCAGACCAGCCTTGGCGCGTGGCTCAAAGAGGCGGGTGCGGAAAAGATCGGCTTTGATCCCTGGCTGCACACGATCCGTGAGATTGACGGGCTGCGCCACACGCTTTCTGACACTTCGAAAGAGATGGTGGCGACGGTCAATTTGGTCGATAAAATCTGGTCCGACCGGCCCGAACGAAGCGTCACGCCCGTGAGCGTTCAACCCTTTGATCTGGCGGGCAAAACCTCCGAGGATAAGTTCCGTGAGATCGGCGCATCGGTGGCCAAAGCCGGGGCCGAGGCGGTGGTTTTGACCCTGCCCGACAGCCTGTGTTGGCTGTTGAACATCCGCGGCACGGATATTGCGCATAATCCGGTGGTGCAGGCCTTTGGGATTTTGACCACCACAGGCGACACGGGTGGCAAGCTGACCCTGTTTGACGCCGAAGAAAAATACGCCCATCTCGGCCCCGATCCGCGCATCACGATCGAGCCTCGTGATGGCTTTGCCGCAGCCCTTGAGACCCTCACAGGTCCGGTTTTGGTCGATCCAGGCTCCGCCCCCCATGCGGTCAAAACCATGATGTCCGCGGCAGAGATTATCGCGGGAGATGACCCCTGTATCCTGCCGAAAGCCTGTAAGACCGAGGCGGAAATCAATGGTATGCGCGAGGCGCATCTGCGCGATGGCGCGGCGATGGTGGAGTTTTTGTGCTGGCTCTCCGAGCAAATGCCCGAAGACCTGACCGAAATCGAAGTGGTCAAACGGCTTGAGGCCTGTCGTGCCGCCACAAATCAGCTCAAAGAGATTTCCTTTGATACGATTTGCGGTGCCGGGCCGAATGGTGCGATTGTCCATTACCGCGTGACCGAAGACACCAACCGCGCGCTCAAACGCGGTGAATTGCTGCTTGTGGACAGTGGCGGCCAGTATCAGGACGGCACCACCGACATCACCCGCACCATCGCGCTTGGCGATGTGGCGGGCGAAGAGCGGGTGAGTTTCACCGCGGTGCTTCAGGGCATGATCGCGATCTCAGCCGCGCGCTTTCCGCGCGATGTGTCGGGCGGGCATCTGGACGCATTGGCACGCGCGCCCCTATGGCGGATGGGGCGCGATTATGATCACGGCACCGGCCATGGGGTTGGCGCGTTTCTGTCGGTCCACGAAGGCCCACAACGGATTTCACGCAGCTCGACTTTGGCGCTGCGCGAAGGGATGATCCTCTCGAATGAACCCGGCTATTACCGCGAAGGTGCCTACGGCATTCGCATCGAAAACCTGATCGCGGTGCGCGCCGCCGCTGAAATTTCGGGCGCAGATGGTCGTGACATGTTGGATTTCGAAACCCTGACCTTTGTCCCGATTGATCGCTCGCTGATTCTGGTCGATGAATTGGCACCGTGGGAGCGCGACTGGCTCAATGACTATCACGCCGAAGTCTGGGACAAAATCGCGCCACGCGTTTCAGAGACGGCGCGCGATTGGCTGCGACACGCGGTTGCACCCGTCTGA
- a CDS encoding DUF427 domain-containing protein, which yields MPDHIKIRTAPGTYVVRAGGAVLGETSRALELSEGDYPPVIYFPREDLAMAFLDKTDTVSVCPFKGEATYYAIHTKSVVIADAAWSYEDPKPLVAGLKDYIAFYPRKAAVEQL from the coding sequence ATGCCAGATCATATCAAGATCCGCACAGCCCCGGGGACCTATGTGGTTCGTGCCGGCGGTGCCGTTTTGGGCGAAACATCGCGGGCTTTGGAGCTGAGCGAAGGGGACTATCCGCCGGTGATTTATTTCCCGCGTGAAGACCTTGCGATGGCGTTTTTGGACAAGACCGACACTGTCTCCGTCTGTCCGTTCAAAGGCGAGGCCACCTATTATGCGATCCACACGAAATCTGTGGTGATTGCGGATGCGGCTTGGTCTTATGAGGACCCGAAACCGCTTGTCGCTGGGCTCAAAGACTATATCGCCTTTTATCCGCGAAAAGCCGCCGTCGAGCAGCTTTAA